CGGGGAGCCCAGGAGTGCACgggggggcactggggcacAGCCAACAGCAGTCCCAGCCACGGGGACACACTCCCAAGGGCTGCCCACCCAGGGAAAggcttctccctgctctgccataGCTTTTTGCACCCTCCCAGTGACATTCAGGAAGCTGAGGGGAGCTATGCTCTCCCGCATTCTCATCTCCCACCCCAGGAGAGCATGGGCAGGAGTTGCCCAGTCACAACCCACTGCCAGCACCAGGCTTGGAAGGAGCTGGATTATCACGGGACATGACCAAGGACATGTGTTAAACATGGCACTacagctcctgccccagacCAGCCCCATCACCACATGCAGAACACTCACTGTGCCCAGAAGCCAACTCTTGCCACCCTGATcaccccagctgcccccaggcacCGTGGAGCCAGTGGCTCTTACCCGCTCCACGGCTCGGGGGGTCTCTCACCTGCTCCACGGCTCGGGGGGTCCCTGgccggcggcggggggcggctGCTCTGCAGGTTCGGGGAGGCAgcagcgggcggcggcggcgccagGCCCCGCAGGGGGCCCGGTGCCTTCCTGTGCAAGGAGTTGTGTCTCTGCGGCAGCTCCGGGGCCGACtcgctgctggggctggaggggccgttggggacaccggggggctGCCGGTaagggggcggcgggggggcaAGGGACTGGCCCTGAGCGCCCGAGCGGAGGCTGACAGGGGAAGGGGGGGGTTTGatgggcggcggggcggggggcccGTCCCTGCTGCCGGGCGGGCGCTGTCCCGGGGTGGGCGGCAGCGGCTTCTCCCGGTTGTAGGGCGAGGCCTTGGCGTGCGCTGgagggggggccgggggggcggcggcgcggcgtcccggcggcgggggcggcggggccgaggAGCTGTGCTTCATGCCGGTGCCACCGGCGGCGCCGGGCCGGGACAGGTCAGGCAGGGAGGGTCTCTGCGTGCGCGGCAGTTCCGGCGGGGAGCCCCGGCTGCTGTCGGCATCGTCCTGAGGGCGGCTGTTGTTGGCCGGCACGGGgggcctgggagcagctgctcgGGAGCCAGGGACTTGTAGTGTTTGTTTAGTGGAGCTGTCTGCGGGGAAGGAGAGCACAGTGAGGGATTGGGGATGGCATGGGAGcagtgccctgtccctgcacagagccaCGGCCAAGGAGGGCCAGGCCAAGGGATGGCCAGGGACGGCTTTTTGGCACACGCGGGGAGCTGGCACTGAGCACAGCCACACACGGCTCCTCTCTCACCACTCTACTCTGTGGCCACCACAGAGAACACACAGAGTTCAGCAATACACGAAACTCCTGCGGCCTCCAAGAAGTCTGTGTGTGGGGCTGAGGCTCAGGGAGGGTACAGTTGGCCTGTGCCATGCATGGGATGTGATTTGGGGTCCTGCCTCTTAGCAGCTAAAATCCCCAGGGATACACAGTGAGATCCTCAAccccttcctgctcagggccctccccagggacccccacGCAGACCACGGGCCAGTGGCCATTACCTGAGCTGT
The sequence above is a segment of the Agelaius phoeniceus isolate bAgePho1 chromosome 26, bAgePho1.hap1, whole genome shotgun sequence genome. Coding sequences within it:
- the WIPF2 gene encoding WAS/WASL-interacting protein family member 2; protein product: MPIPPPPPPPPGPPPPPTLSQANTEPPKLSREEQRGRGALLQDICKGTKLRKVTQINDRSAPILEKPKGSGGSSYGSSSAAIQPKGGLFQGGVPKLRPVGAKDSSDSSTKQTLQVPGSRAAAPRPPVPANNSRPQDDADSSRGSPPELPRTQRPSLPDLSRPGAAGGTGMKHSSSAPPPPPPGRRAAAPPAPPPAHAKASPYNREKPLPPTPGQRPPGSRDGPPAPPPIKPPPSPVSLRSGAQGQSLAPPPPPYRQPPGVPNGPSSPSSESAPELPQRHNSLHRKAPGPLRGLAPPPPAAASPNLQSSRPPPPARDPPSRGAAPPPPPPMLRNGGRDAPPPPPPYRLHGPAEPPSRGKPPPPPTRTPAGPPPPPPPVRNGHRDSISTVRAFLDDFESKYSFHPVEDFPAPEEYKYFQRIYPSKTNRATRGAPPLPPIPR